One genomic window of Paenisporosarcina antarctica includes the following:
- a CDS encoding response regulator — protein MRKLLIVDDEPIERDGMQAILHKAYPELEIKQAKNGKIAVEMADEFKPDLILMDIMMPGMNGLEAIAQISEEHPSIKFVMVTAFDMFDYARQAIKLGVKDYLLKPSKASEIVATVGKVLKQSEIEQHSLATSKFQQAAIQNALTVVETDVVTQLLFDHVHEVHIDMLVEMLDIRSTNEKFVMVILLPAGSEIYYSQVKEKVRQIGSGWVGALYGRQLPIIVFREPHRSFRSQAIFLANEILSIARKSNLQEGWFVGIGNVCESQDQIRQSYQESLIATMDTTLAGKYRFYSDVPALSTISDGQEAKQLEKQFFEQIRLGQWEQVHVNVMAIIHRYENGGAILLQTQQRVLELLWITTRVMSEMGIETEAPFYSLQAQDYRQLRVETEHLIGRMKKSYVEHYDRVEVDKIHQIKQYIFDHSHEDISLDALGRKVDLSPIYISKMFKEKLGINYIDFLTECRIEKAKKLLRDPEKSLKEITYEIGYHEPNYFSKVFKKVCSVSPKEYRNSFLGKKD, from the coding sequence ATGAGAAAGCTCCTGATCGTAGATGATGAACCAATTGAGCGGGACGGAATGCAAGCCATCCTGCATAAAGCTTATCCAGAGCTAGAAATTAAACAAGCGAAAAATGGGAAAATTGCTGTAGAAATGGCCGATGAGTTTAAACCGGATTTAATCCTAATGGATATAATGATGCCGGGGATGAATGGTCTTGAAGCAATAGCACAAATAAGCGAAGAACATCCTAGCATTAAATTCGTGATGGTAACAGCTTTTGATATGTTTGATTACGCACGACAAGCGATTAAGCTTGGTGTAAAAGACTATTTATTAAAACCTAGTAAAGCTAGCGAAATCGTCGCGACGGTTGGAAAAGTACTGAAGCAAAGTGAGATAGAGCAACATTCACTAGCTACGAGCAAGTTCCAACAAGCAGCCATACAAAACGCATTGACAGTTGTTGAAACAGACGTCGTTACCCAATTATTATTTGACCATGTGCATGAAGTACATATTGACATGCTGGTTGAGATGTTGGACATTCGGTCAACGAATGAAAAATTTGTCATGGTCATTTTACTACCGGCAGGCTCAGAAATATACTATTCACAAGTAAAAGAGAAAGTTAGACAGATAGGAAGCGGTTGGGTAGGGGCTTTATACGGTCGCCAACTTCCGATTATTGTATTTAGAGAGCCGCACAGATCATTCCGTTCACAAGCGATTTTCCTCGCTAATGAAATACTCTCCATAGCAAGAAAATCCAATCTCCAAGAAGGTTGGTTTGTTGGAATTGGAAACGTCTGTGAGTCTCAGGACCAAATTAGACAATCCTACCAGGAATCATTAATTGCAACGATGGATACAACTCTTGCGGGTAAATACCGTTTTTATTCAGATGTGCCTGCATTGAGTACTATAAGCGACGGGCAAGAAGCCAAACAATTGGAGAAGCAATTTTTTGAACAAATCCGCCTTGGGCAATGGGAACAAGTCCATGTTAACGTGATGGCTATAATTCATCGATACGAGAACGGAGGTGCCATTTTACTACAAACACAGCAACGTGTTCTTGAATTACTTTGGATCACAACGCGCGTAATGAGCGAGATGGGCATTGAAACGGAAGCACCTTTTTATTCCTTACAAGCGCAGGATTATCGTCAGCTACGAGTAGAGACCGAACATTTAATTGGTCGAATGAAGAAATCTTATGTAGAGCACTATGACAGAGTAGAGGTAGATAAGATTCATCAAATTAAACAATATATTTTTGACCATTCACATGAAGATATTTCTTTGGATGCATTAGGAAGAAAAGTGGATTTGAGTCCAATTTACATTAGTAAAATGTTTAAGGAAAAATTGGGTATTAATTACATTGATTTCTTAACTGAATGTCGGATTGAAAAAGCTAAAAAACTACTAAGAGATCCCGAGAAAAGCTTGAAAGAAATCACATATGAGATAGGCTATCACGAGCCTAATTATTTCAGCAAGGTGTTTAAAAAGGTGTGTAGTGTTTCACCGAAAGAATATCGAAATAGTTTTTTGGGCAAAAAAGACTAA
- the pssA gene encoding CDP-diacylglycerol--serine O-phosphatidyltransferase: MNIKNQIPNLFTLGNLFCGFLSIGYAANHQYTNAAVLILIGMMLDSMDGRIARMLHAETPLGKELDSLADIVTFGVAPSFLVYYTIFFNNGLLGLAISGLFPLFGAYRLARFNTAPEDESSTHFTGVPITAAGGILALLTLFNNQIPSIVTTVIFTALSFLMVSKLKIPSLKEVPLPKYGTIVTIFLGALLVIVNIESYGRFPYLIYIATPIYIIYVAYWFIKVKGNKGKG, from the coding sequence ATGAATATAAAAAATCAGATACCTAATCTCTTTACATTAGGAAATTTATTTTGTGGATTTTTGTCTATTGGCTATGCTGCAAATCATCAATATACAAATGCTGCAGTATTAATTCTCATTGGTATGATGTTAGACAGTATGGATGGTAGAATTGCAAGAATGTTACATGCTGAAACCCCTTTAGGGAAAGAATTAGACTCTTTGGCCGATATCGTAACTTTCGGTGTAGCTCCAAGTTTTTTGGTATACTACACGATATTTTTCAATAATGGATTGCTTGGTCTCGCTATCTCCGGGTTGTTTCCTCTGTTTGGAGCCTACCGGTTAGCACGATTTAATACCGCTCCCGAAGATGAGTCCAGTACTCACTTTACCGGTGTACCCATCACAGCCGCTGGTGGAATATTAGCATTATTAACATTATTTAATAATCAAATCCCGAGCATCGTAACAACTGTTATTTTTACAGCTTTATCTTTCTTAATGGTAAGTAAACTTAAAATACCTAGCTTAAAAGAGGTTCCTTTACCTAAGTATGGAACCATTGTAACGATATTTTTAGGGGCGCTTTTAGTCATAGTTAATATCGAATCCTATGGAAGATTCCCTTATTTAATTTACATAGCAACACCCATCTACATCATTTATGTAGCTTATTGGTTCATCAAAGTAAAAGGCAATAAGGGAAAAGGATAA
- a CDS encoding ABC transporter ATP-binding protein produces MNIGSEKVLALTDLTMSYGGKKVLNGINLEVYQGQIIGYIGPNGAGKSTTVKIMLGLIDGYEGKVEIFGQDIAIGDHTYKRRIGYVPENAEVYDNLTASEYLTFSGELYGLDRKYAELKAFKLMNQFGLGNMYHNRISSYSKGMKQKVLIISSLLHDPDLLFLDEPLSGLDANSMMIIKEMLSLLAAQGKTIFYSSHIMDVVEKISSRIILIVDGKIVADGSFEELKLQSKEGTLEEIFNQLTGFNEHKSIAENFVSTIRDVQNNE; encoded by the coding sequence ATGAATATAGGTTCTGAAAAGGTACTTGCTCTTACGGATTTAACCATGAGTTATGGTGGGAAAAAAGTATTAAATGGTATAAATTTAGAAGTTTATCAAGGACAAATTATTGGATATATTGGTCCAAACGGTGCGGGTAAAAGCACCACGGTTAAAATTATGCTTGGCTTAATTGACGGATATGAAGGTAAAGTTGAAATTTTTGGACAAGACATTGCAATAGGCGATCATACATATAAACGAAGAATCGGTTATGTGCCTGAAAATGCGGAAGTTTATGATAATCTGACGGCAAGTGAATACTTAACTTTCAGTGGTGAACTATACGGGTTAGACCGAAAATATGCAGAGTTGAAAGCATTCAAACTGATGAATCAATTCGGACTTGGAAACATGTATCACAACAGAATTTCTTCTTACTCAAAAGGAATGAAACAAAAAGTTTTAATTATTTCTAGCTTATTGCACGATCCAGATTTATTGTTTTTAGATGAACCGTTAAGTGGATTAGATGCCAATAGTATGATGATTATTAAAGAGATGTTGTCACTGCTCGCTGCACAAGGAAAAACGATATTTTATTCCTCTCACATCATGGATGTGGTCGAAAAAATAAGCAGTAGAATTATTTTGATAGTAGATGGAAAAATTGTAGCTGACGGAAGTTTTGAAGAATTAAAACTCCAAAGTAAAGAAGGAACACTTGAGGAAATTTTTAATCAGTTAACTGGTTTTAATGAACACAAAAGTATTGCGGAAAACTTTGTTTCGACTATCAGAGATGTACAGAATAATGAATGA
- a CDS encoding sugar ABC transporter permease, translated as MNFINEAKSLFKVNIRDYGMYIALIVIMLTFSIMTDGLFMSSRNISNLLDSAGYIAVLAVGMTLVIVIRHIDLSVGFAAGFLGAITAILLTQVGMPIYLTIPIILVLGVVVGLFNGVLVASIGIPSFVASLAGMLIFRGALLQVTEKTGTIIIKDDNFNAIGNGFIPSILQINGLHLLSLLVGLVGILLYIYSEISTRKSKIKYQFEVVSKKIFIMKLVMVSAIIAYITWILAGYNGFSWTVVIMLLVVVVYHFLTTKTVLGRHIYAVGSNPEAAHLSGINVKKITYIVFGSMGMLAALSGILFTSRLQSATTTAGTLFELDAIAAAYVGGVSSAGGVGKVTGAIIGAIVMASLSSGMNLLGVGISYQYMIRGGVLAGAVIFDVMTRKQRG; from the coding sequence ATGAACTTTATTAATGAAGCAAAGTCTCTATTTAAAGTGAATATTCGTGACTATGGCATGTACATTGCCTTGATTGTCATTATGCTAACCTTCTCTATCATGACGGATGGATTGTTTATGTCTTCTCGTAATATTAGTAATTTACTAGATTCTGCAGGGTATATTGCCGTATTAGCTGTCGGGATGACATTAGTAATCGTCATTAGACATATTGATTTATCTGTAGGATTTGCAGCAGGATTCCTTGGTGCCATCACCGCAATCCTCCTCACACAAGTGGGAATGCCAATTTATTTGACCATCCCGATTATTCTTGTACTCGGAGTTGTTGTTGGATTATTTAATGGTGTTTTAGTAGCCTCTATAGGGATTCCCTCGTTCGTAGCGTCTTTAGCTGGAATGCTTATCTTCCGTGGAGCACTTTTACAAGTGACTGAAAAAACAGGAACGATTATCATAAAGGACGATAACTTTAATGCAATTGGTAATGGCTTTATTCCTTCGATTCTTCAAATAAATGGTTTGCATTTACTGTCTTTACTTGTCGGTTTAGTCGGTATTTTATTGTACATTTACAGTGAAATCTCCACACGTAAAAGTAAAATAAAGTATCAGTTTGAAGTGGTCTCTAAAAAGATTTTCATCATGAAATTGGTAATGGTTTCAGCCATTATTGCTTATATTACTTGGATTCTAGCAGGCTATAATGGGTTTTCATGGACGGTTGTTATTATGCTGTTGGTCGTTGTTGTCTATCATTTCCTTACAACAAAAACAGTGTTGGGTAGACATATATATGCAGTTGGAAGTAACCCCGAAGCTGCCCATCTTAGCGGCATCAACGTGAAGAAAATCACGTATATCGTCTTTGGATCGATGGGTATGTTAGCAGCACTTTCCGGTATTCTCTTCACCTCGCGTCTCCAGTCCGCAACAACGACTGCAGGTACACTATTCGAGCTTGACGCAATCGCGGCGGCTTACGTTGGTGGTGTATCTTCTGCAGGAGGAGTCGGTAAAGTAACAGGTGCTATTATCGGAGCAATTGTTATGGCCTCTTTATCAAGCGGGATGAATCTACTGGGTGTAGGGATATCCTATCAGTATATGATTCGTGGAGGAGTATTGGCTGGAGCGGTAATCTTTGATGTTATGACCCGAAAACAAAGAGGGTAG
- a CDS encoding sugar ABC transporter substrate-binding protein: MRKISIIILCFIFTILSYFTFISAEKVFHSDFQQPQTSALNEEQYRLVLITQELETPFWDKVAKGAIQQAQQEGVSLEVWGSYGNNQDDFLKKIELAIHSKMDGIIVQGLDTEEFSSLTKFKAASSGIPIITVANDVPIEESLRKTYVGSDQILAGKMIAKQLIADMGSSGKVIILGESKQEYHQQQRLQGIQDILKDYPNVETLYAETPDTKEQVITTTQDLLNQLPDVDAFIAVNANNAGAMIQEIGRRSRVEPFHIYTFDDGTESFSLLTQGKLDGMLEQSPEKMGELSVNLIMKWLTDEAVPLNMDGYLTDIRIVKATNM, from the coding sequence ATGCGGAAAATAAGCATTATTATACTCTGTTTCATATTCACTATTCTTAGTTATTTTACATTTATATCGGCAGAAAAGGTGTTTCACTCCGATTTTCAACAGCCTCAAACTTCAGCCCTAAATGAGGAACAATATCGACTTGTTCTTATTACACAAGAACTTGAAACTCCATTTTGGGACAAAGTTGCCAAAGGGGCGATACAGCAAGCTCAACAAGAAGGAGTGAGCCTCGAAGTATGGGGAAGTTATGGCAATAACCAAGATGATTTTTTGAAAAAAATTGAACTTGCTATCCATTCGAAAATGGATGGAATTATCGTGCAGGGGCTGGACACGGAAGAGTTTAGTAGCTTGACGAAATTCAAGGCTGCATCTTCTGGAATCCCGATTATTACCGTGGCAAATGACGTTCCAATAGAAGAGAGTCTTAGAAAAACGTATGTTGGTTCTGATCAAATCTTGGCTGGGAAGATGATAGCCAAGCAGTTGATAGCTGACATGGGTTCCTCAGGAAAAGTCATCATATTAGGTGAAAGTAAACAAGAGTATCATCAACAACAACGACTTCAAGGAATCCAAGATATTCTAAAAGACTACCCAAACGTTGAAACATTGTACGCAGAAACACCCGATACGAAGGAACAGGTCATCACAACTACACAGGATTTACTAAACCAGTTACCAGATGTGGATGCGTTTATCGCTGTTAATGCGAACAATGCGGGAGCCATGATTCAAGAAATCGGCAGACGCTCTCGAGTCGAGCCGTTTCATATTTATACGTTTGACGATGGAACTGAATCGTTCTCGTTGTTAACACAAGGAAAACTCGATGGGATGCTTGAACAATCTCCAGAGAAGATGGGGGAGCTCAGCGTGAATTTAATCATGAAATGGTTAACAGATGAAGCCGTTCCTCTTAACATGGATGGTTATCTCACTGATATTCGTATAGTAAAGGCGACAAATATGTAA
- a CDS encoding sensor histidine kinase: MNTIQKKIWMLASVVLLIMLSIWLAFTYYNQKTQNQYNDILQRYLIMNEVTSASQQVITDLNNYLLNPSLTNLEQINMSQEEIRYAKYEVYNLVNVENEFALTNYINLIDSFIETTNRSLKFQSEEEVEASAKEFSEATRISKYISEMTLTVIDTELKTYDRFYREIIEQSDEFKKLGIWLLLLIIVFLLLLTYWFSLTITRPVQQLTKAANELSKGRFDRPIKVESNDEISFLAKTFDHMRININNLISEIQQKAQLEHELQQNKLLLQESQLRSLQSQINPHFLFNTLNTLSKKAYLEGAEETSDLLVSVAGLLRYNLKRLDRSVTIHEEVVVLQQYMEIQKARFTDRLDFHLDIDESCLQVQIPGLTLQPIVENAVIHAIEPKEDGGSIWFRVLDENDSVTIEIEDDGVGMSKDKVTQILEERLVETEGHSTGIGFSNVVKRLRLFYGFEDVIQIDSTEGQGTKVVLKIPKIRRIDNNEKAPDRR; the protein is encoded by the coding sequence ATGAACACTATTCAGAAGAAAATATGGATGCTCGCCAGTGTCGTATTATTAATCATGCTTTCGATTTGGCTAGCATTTACCTATTATAATCAGAAAACACAAAATCAATATAATGATATTTTGCAGCGTTATTTAATCATGAATGAAGTAACGAGTGCAAGCCAACAAGTGATTACGGATCTTAACAACTATCTACTTAATCCATCACTGACTAATCTTGAGCAAATTAATATGAGTCAAGAAGAAATTCGATATGCGAAGTACGAAGTTTACAATTTGGTAAATGTAGAGAACGAATTCGCATTGACCAACTATATTAATTTAATCGATAGTTTCATTGAAACGACTAATCGATCACTGAAGTTTCAGTCCGAGGAAGAAGTCGAGGCATCCGCGAAAGAGTTTTCTGAAGCGACGCGCATCTCTAAGTATATTTCTGAAATGACACTAACTGTTATCGACACAGAATTGAAGACATATGACCGATTCTATCGTGAAATTATAGAGCAATCGGACGAATTTAAAAAGCTCGGAATTTGGTTACTTCTATTAATTATCGTGTTCCTACTTTTGCTCACGTATTGGTTCTCGTTGACTATTACGAGACCAGTCCAACAACTTACGAAGGCGGCGAATGAACTGTCTAAGGGTCGATTTGATCGGCCAATAAAAGTGGAGTCTAATGACGAAATTTCTTTTCTCGCAAAAACATTCGATCATATGCGAATCAACATCAATAACTTAATCTCAGAAATTCAGCAGAAAGCTCAGCTTGAGCATGAACTCCAGCAGAACAAGCTTCTCTTGCAAGAGAGTCAGCTTCGCAGTCTGCAAAGTCAAATAAATCCACATTTCTTGTTTAATACACTGAACACACTTTCCAAAAAGGCTTATCTAGAAGGTGCTGAGGAGACGAGTGATTTACTCGTAAGTGTCGCAGGGCTATTACGCTACAATTTAAAACGTTTGGACAGATCCGTTACAATCCACGAAGAAGTCGTCGTTTTGCAGCAATATATGGAGATTCAAAAAGCAAGATTCACCGACCGCTTAGACTTTCATTTGGACATAGACGAGTCTTGTTTGCAAGTGCAGATTCCCGGCCTAACCTTACAACCGATTGTAGAAAACGCAGTTATTCATGCAATCGAACCAAAGGAAGATGGAGGCAGCATTTGGTTCAGAGTACTAGATGAAAACGACTCAGTGACGATTGAAATTGAAGACGATGGAGTGGGCATGTCGAAGGATAAAGTTACGCAAATCCTGGAGGAACGCTTAGTCGAAACGGAAGGGCATTCAACTGGAATCGGATTTAGTAACGTCGTTAAGCGTTTACGTCTGTTTTATGGCTTTGAGGACGTCATCCAAATCGATAGCACAGAAGGTCAAGGTACAAAAGTTGTATTGAAAATACCGAAAATAAGGAGAATCGACAACAATGAGAAAGCTCCTGATCGTAGATGA
- a CDS encoding CBO0543 family protein, whose product MLHTIAWYTPLFITVSLIFVTWRYSDWRNWRKYYSTILFISIVSLLSFILTTDYPLWLYNESFLFPNRMMHEIRMIFFLFPSIILLFLTFYPNASVMLRQLAYIFIWAIMWSIFESFLVFLKIITHHNDWNMPWSVVVWFMMFSVIAIHPKKPIWVWLICLIFSVVVISYFNIPFTK is encoded by the coding sequence ATGTTACATACAATTGCTTGGTACACTCCATTATTTATTACTGTATCACTCATATTTGTGACATGGCGATATAGTGATTGGCGAAATTGGAGAAAATACTATTCAACTATTCTATTCATTAGCATTGTTAGTCTACTTTCCTTCATCTTAACTACCGATTATCCGTTGTGGTTATATAATGAATCTTTCTTGTTTCCTAATCGAATGATGCACGAAATTAGAATGATTTTCTTTCTATTCCCTTCAATCATTCTGCTTTTTTTAACATTTTATCCAAATGCATCTGTCATGTTAAGACAGCTTGCTTATATATTCATATGGGCCATTATGTGGTCAATATTTGAATCATTTTTGGTATTCTTAAAAATCATAACGCATCATAATGACTGGAACATGCCATGGTCAGTAGTGGTTTGGTTTATGATGTTTTCCGTGATAGCTATCCACCCCAAAAAACCAATATGGGTATGGCTAATTTGTCTTATTTTTAGTGTGGTTGTTATAAGTTACTTTAATATTCCTTTCACAAAATGA
- a CDS encoding sugar ABC transporter substrate-binding protein, with product MSRIWKAISLAIVVMMFTVIAAGCSDGSSNEVNVGIVLPTKDEPRWVQDEQRFKDAIAETDYTSEILFSQGSSAKEKENVETLISKGIDVLIICPQDGDAAAAAVEAAKKEGITVISYDRLITNTDAVDYYVTFDSLAVGAAQAQYLVDNAQGTDVPLYLYAGAATDNNAFLFFEGAWKVLQPKIADGTFKIANSSEAETLKDTADLSRDQQSKIIGQITTNWDANDAKNKAQTHLTAVSDELKGDVAILAPNDGTARSIADVFGSDSEVSSFLVTGQDAEKASIQYILDSKQSMSVFKDVRTLVKDAMGMAVEVLDDKTPETTGSYDNGEVDVKAKQTDVIVVDKENVKQELIDSEYYEASEFTGLE from the coding sequence ATGAGTAGAATTTGGAAAGCAATTTCTTTAGCAATCGTTGTCATGATGTTCACAGTTATCGCAGCAGGTTGTAGTGATGGTAGTAGTAATGAAGTAAACGTAGGTATCGTATTACCGACGAAAGACGAACCAAGATGGGTACAAGATGAGCAAAGATTTAAAGATGCAATCGCTGAAACAGATTACACAAGTGAAATATTGTTCAGTCAAGGTTCTTCTGCTAAAGAAAAAGAAAACGTTGAAACATTGATTAGTAAAGGAATCGATGTATTAATTATTTGTCCACAAGATGGGGACGCTGCAGCAGCTGCAGTAGAAGCTGCTAAAAAAGAAGGAATTACAGTTATTTCTTATGATCGTTTAATTACTAATACAGATGCAGTTGATTACTATGTTACTTTCGATAGCTTGGCAGTTGGGGCGGCTCAAGCACAATACCTAGTAGACAATGCACAAGGTACAGACGTTCCTTTGTATTTATACGCTGGAGCAGCTACTGACAATAATGCATTTTTATTCTTTGAAGGAGCATGGAAAGTGCTTCAACCAAAAATCGCTGATGGCACATTCAAAATTGCAAACTCTAGCGAAGCGGAAACTTTAAAAGATACAGCTGACCTTTCACGAGATCAACAAAGTAAAATCATTGGTCAAATTACAACAAACTGGGATGCAAACGATGCGAAAAACAAAGCACAAACACATTTAACAGCTGTAAGTGATGAGTTGAAAGGCGATGTAGCGATCCTTGCACCTAATGATGGAACGGCTCGTTCGATTGCTGATGTATTCGGTTCAGATAGCGAGGTTTCAAGTTTCCTTGTAACTGGTCAAGATGCTGAAAAAGCGTCCATACAATACATTTTAGACAGCAAACAATCTATGTCTGTATTTAAAGATGTACGAACGCTTGTAAAAGATGCAATGGGTATGGCAGTAGAAGTATTGGATGACAAAACACCTGAAACAACTGGATCTTATGACAACGGGGAAGTCGATGTCAAAGCTAAACAAACAGATGTAATTGTAGTGGATAAAGAAAATGTTAAACAAGAGCTTATTGATTCTGAGTATTACGAAGCAAGCGAATTTACAGGTCTGGAATAA
- a CDS encoding sugar ABC transporter ATP-binding protein, translating into MSEYILEMNGISKEFTGVKALDNVNFKVKKGEIHCLIGENGAGKSTLMKVLSGVYPYGTYQGDIVFEGNVQQFNKISDSVKIGIGIIYQELALFPDLTVYENIFAGNEVKRGPFIDWNQTIVESTKMLKKVKLNVTPETLIKDLSVGKQQLVEIAKALSKEVKLLILDEPTAALNEDDSENLLEVLSELKNQGISCIMISHKLKEVISIADKATVLRDGRTICTLDASKGEISESVIIKNMVGREINDIYPKRANKLFGDNVLELTNWSAFDVQLGRKVVNDVNLHVKKGEIIGIAGLMGSGRTELALSIFGNPKAYKLQGDLVVNGSSKPIKHPRDAIKAGIAYVTEDRKGDGLFLIQDIKNNVSVANLNGISTNGIINTNEEVIVATDYKKSLNIKASSLEQVVGNLSGGNQQKVSLGKWLFAGPKILILDEPTRGIDVGAKFEIYTIMNKLISQGMSIIMISSELGEVLGMSDRIYVMAEGKIKGEMAIDVATQENIMQLATQ; encoded by the coding sequence ATGAGTGAATACATTTTAGAGATGAATGGAATTTCGAAAGAATTTACAGGGGTAAAAGCACTCGATAATGTGAATTTCAAAGTGAAAAAAGGTGAAATACACTGTTTAATCGGGGAGAATGGTGCCGGGAAATCAACACTGATGAAAGTACTAAGCGGCGTCTATCCTTATGGTACCTATCAAGGCGATATTGTATTTGAGGGAAATGTTCAGCAGTTTAATAAAATAAGTGACAGTGTGAAGATAGGCATTGGCATTATCTATCAGGAGCTTGCCTTGTTCCCAGACCTTACCGTATACGAAAATATATTTGCAGGTAACGAAGTGAAGCGCGGTCCATTCATCGACTGGAACCAAACGATTGTTGAGTCTACTAAAATGCTGAAAAAAGTAAAACTGAATGTAACGCCAGAAACACTTATTAAAGACTTAAGTGTAGGAAAGCAGCAGTTAGTCGAAATTGCCAAAGCTCTGAGTAAAGAAGTAAAGCTACTCATTTTAGATGAACCGACTGCAGCTCTCAATGAGGACGATAGCGAGAACTTGTTAGAGGTATTGAGTGAACTGAAAAATCAAGGGATTAGCTGTATTATGATTTCCCATAAGTTGAAAGAAGTGATTTCAATTGCGGATAAAGCAACTGTTCTTCGAGATGGTCGAACAATTTGCACACTCGATGCTTCAAAAGGTGAAATTTCTGAAAGTGTCATTATAAAGAACATGGTTGGTCGTGAAATCAATGATATTTACCCGAAGCGTGCGAACAAATTGTTTGGGGATAATGTTCTTGAATTAACGAATTGGTCAGCATTTGATGTCCAGTTAGGACGTAAAGTCGTCAATGATGTTAATCTTCACGTGAAAAAAGGAGAAATTATTGGCATTGCAGGATTGATGGGCTCGGGTCGAACTGAACTAGCGTTGAGCATTTTTGGAAATCCAAAAGCGTATAAATTGCAGGGGGATTTAGTTGTGAATGGTTCATCTAAACCGATCAAACATCCCAGGGACGCAATCAAGGCTGGAATCGCTTATGTAACGGAAGATCGAAAAGGTGACGGACTGTTTTTGATACAAGATATTAAAAACAATGTGTCTGTTGCCAATCTTAATGGCATCTCAACGAATGGAATTATTAATACGAATGAAGAAGTTATAGTCGCAACTGATTATAAAAAGTCATTAAATATTAAAGCTAGCTCTTTGGAACAGGTTGTCGGAAATTTAAGCGGTGGAAATCAACAGAAAGTATCGTTAGGTAAATGGTTGTTTGCAGGACCAAAGATATTGATATTGGATGAGCCGACTCGTGGAATTGACGTAGGAGCTAAGTTTGAAATTTATACGATTATGAATAAGCTGATTAGCCAAGGTATGAGTATTATCATGATTTCATCAGAGCTTGGTGAAGTTTTAGGAATGAGCGATCGCATATACGTGATGGCCGAAGGGAAAATCAAAGGCGAGATGGCGATTGACGTAGCCACTCAAGAAAATATTATGCAACTTGCTACGCAATAG